One part of the Pseudoalteromonas aliena SW19 genome encodes these proteins:
- a CDS encoding LysR family transcriptional regulator has product MDIDLLKTFVEVVRTRHFGKAAENLYITQSAVSFRIRQLEQGLGVNLFIRQRNNIQLTAPGERLLPHAQMIITGMQRAKVDVALADNMHKQISLAGTPNIWDAFLQFGITNIVSAMPGVSLVAEVKAQQESTRLLLERTLDLAILFDPPKVDELVVERICELPIIPVSGYDTATNENFFDNQYVYVDWGTTFSLWHARQFTGKTPPYFRTSTGRIALDLILQCGGSAFIPKVLVEGHLETGELFHVKDVENTSRDVFIAYHRDNEQKELIETLVSLLTQMTPSLSLK; this is encoded by the coding sequence TTGGATATCGATTTATTAAAAACATTTGTTGAAGTCGTGCGCACACGCCACTTCGGTAAAGCGGCCGAAAACCTTTACATTACGCAGTCTGCAGTAAGTTTTAGAATTCGTCAATTAGAGCAAGGGCTTGGTGTTAATTTATTTATACGCCAGCGTAATAATATTCAACTCACAGCACCGGGTGAGCGTTTATTGCCGCATGCGCAAATGATTATTACGGGTATGCAACGTGCTAAAGTTGATGTTGCACTTGCTGATAACATGCACAAACAAATTAGCTTAGCTGGAACGCCTAATATTTGGGATGCATTCTTACAATTCGGTATTACTAACATTGTATCGGCCATGCCGGGCGTGTCGTTGGTCGCTGAAGTTAAAGCACAACAAGAAAGTACTCGTTTATTGCTAGAGCGTACGCTCGATTTAGCTATTTTATTTGATCCCCCTAAAGTAGATGAGCTTGTTGTTGAGCGTATTTGTGAACTGCCAATCATTCCCGTGAGTGGGTACGATACTGCAACTAACGAGAACTTTTTTGACAACCAATATGTGTATGTTGATTGGGGGACTACTTTCTCACTTTGGCATGCTCGTCAATTCACTGGTAAAACACCGCCTTACTTTAGAACTAGCACAGGGCGTATTGCACTTGATTTAATATTGCAATGTGGCGGTAGTGCATTTATACCTAAAGTATTAGTAGAAGGGCATTTAGAAACTGGTGAGTTATTTCATGTAAAAGATGTAGAAAATACGTCAAGGGATGTATTTATTGCCTATCATAGAGATAACGAACAGAAAGAGTTAATAGAAACCTTAGTTAGCTTGTTAACGCAAATGACGCCAAGCCTGTCGTTAAAATAG
- a CDS encoding DUF413 domain-containing protein has protein sequence MSNNISLLRQAFVSQRQFYDDQNFPRGFSRSGNFTLLEASILEQHGVILKGLYSKTIEPQNEHQKQFLAVVTGSQEPTNPVERTWVKYLKLTTCKTKFHTLFGRSKISNPVPISQDYYSESDSL, from the coding sequence ATGAGCAATAACATTTCATTACTACGCCAAGCATTTGTTAGCCAACGTCAATTTTATGATGATCAGAATTTTCCACGAGGCTTTAGCCGCAGCGGAAACTTCACCTTATTAGAAGCCAGTATCTTAGAGCAACACGGCGTTATTTTAAAAGGTTTATACAGCAAGACAATTGAACCGCAAAATGAACACCAAAAACAGTTTTTAGCCGTGGTAACTGGCTCACAAGAACCAACCAATCCAGTCGAGCGCACTTGGGTTAAATACTTAAAGCTAACGACTTGTAAAACTAAATTCCATACATTATTTGGTCGCTCAAAAATATCAAACCCAGTGCCTATTAGCCAAGACTATTACTCTGAATCTGATAGCCTGTAA
- the rarD gene encoding EamA family transporter RarD, whose amino-acid sequence MSIDTEQRKGAIFACLAFFMWGLAPIYFKLLQHVSAFEILMHRVVWSVAFLVLVVSVLRYWDKVKRIVVQPKLLFMLVITSALLGFNWGLFIWAINNNHMLDASLGYYINPLLNVLLGMLFLGERLRKFQGVAVALAFTGVLLQLISFGSFPVVAFSLAISFALYGLLRKKLPVEALPGILLEAIILLPVALIYWWLMAPSATSNLSANDWYTSVLLISAGIVTTLPLLCFTGAAKRLQYTTLGFFQYIGPSLMFILAVVFYGEVFDAERLITFACIWSALAIFSWDSYHQSRKRKKAAITAAEVV is encoded by the coding sequence ATGTCGATTGATACTGAACAGCGTAAAGGTGCTATTTTTGCTTGTCTTGCTTTTTTTATGTGGGGTCTTGCGCCAATATATTTTAAGTTGCTTCAGCATGTTTCTGCGTTTGAAATTTTAATGCATCGAGTTGTTTGGTCGGTTGCATTTTTAGTATTAGTAGTGAGCGTTTTAAGATATTGGGATAAAGTTAAGCGCATTGTTGTGCAACCTAAGCTTTTGTTTATGCTTGTTATTACTTCCGCATTACTTGGGTTTAATTGGGGGCTATTTATATGGGCTATAAATAACAACCACATGCTTGATGCAAGTTTAGGCTATTACATTAATCCTCTTTTAAATGTTCTGTTGGGTATGCTTTTTTTAGGTGAGCGCCTGCGTAAATTTCAAGGTGTTGCTGTAGCGCTTGCGTTTACGGGGGTGTTATTGCAATTAATTAGTTTTGGCTCGTTTCCTGTGGTGGCTTTTTCGTTGGCGATATCGTTTGCACTTTATGGTTTGTTACGTAAAAAACTACCGGTTGAAGCCCTACCTGGCATATTGCTAGAAGCAATTATTTTGCTACCAGTCGCCCTCATTTACTGGTGGTTAATGGCACCTTCTGCTACATCAAACTTATCTGCAAACGATTGGTACACTAGTGTATTACTTATTAGTGCAGGTATAGTAACAACACTGCCGCTACTTTGCTTTACCGGCGCAGCAAAACGCTTGCAATATACTACCTTGGGCTTTTTCCAGTATATTGGGCCAAGCCTCATGTTTATTTTAGCTGTAGTGTTTTATGGTGAAGTATTTGACGCTGAAAGATTAATTACATTTGCATGTATTTGGAGCGCGTTAGCTATTTTTAGTTGGGATTCATATCATCAGTCACGCAAACGAAAAAAAGCGGCTATTACAGCCGCAGAAGTGGTTTAG
- a CDS encoding thioesterase family protein, with amino-acid sequence MNKEMLIEQVGALFVNAMPFNQFLKISIESLSPEQAKITFPWQDVLIGNPAQKILHGGVISAVLDNVGGMLAAASVIDKLTDFDIQSVQQKLATLGTIDMRTDYLRPGKGEVFTASATLIRSGNKVCVCRMELHNEQAIQIAFGTGTYLVG; translated from the coding sequence ATGAATAAAGAAATGTTAATTGAACAAGTAGGGGCATTGTTTGTAAACGCGATGCCGTTCAATCAATTTTTAAAAATCTCGATTGAATCATTAAGCCCAGAGCAGGCCAAAATTACATTTCCTTGGCAGGATGTATTAATCGGCAACCCAGCCCAAAAAATATTACACGGTGGTGTTATCTCTGCTGTGCTCGATAACGTTGGAGGGATGCTCGCTGCCGCCAGTGTAATTGATAAGCTCACTGATTTTGATATACAAAGCGTGCAACAAAAATTAGCAACGCTTGGCACCATCGATATGCGCACCGATTATTTACGCCCAGGTAAGGGGGAGGTATTTACTGCGAGCGCCACACTTATTCGTTCTGGTAACAAGGTGTGTGTATGTCGTATGGAATTACATAATGAACAAGCGATTCAAATCGCTTTTGGTACAGGCACGTATTTAGTTGGATAA
- a CDS encoding porin → MKFVKSSLCLALLSGLSFNAIADVDVYGKANVTVQSSDDGEGSFTEIKSNASRFGLKGSEKINDGLEAVYKFEFQVDVSDADSKGDNDDNISARNQYVGLKGAFGQVVIGRNDTALKQSQGKLDLFNDLEGDIKNVFKGENRLGDSVSYSSNSYEGFKVLATFIAEDDVDADNGYSMAVTYGDVALKKSAVYASIAADSEVNGYDVVRASIQGKIEGFKLGAMYQTQEKVDGSAEADGYLVNAAYSMGSNTFKVQYQAMDFDDSNDKSAISVGIDHKLNKNIKVFGFYSSFDMDNNVDQDYLGLGMEYKF, encoded by the coding sequence ATGAAATTTGTAAAATCGAGCTTATGCTTAGCACTATTAAGTGGTTTATCTTTTAATGCAATCGCGGATGTCGACGTGTACGGTAAAGCGAACGTAACGGTACAGTCATCTGATGATGGTGAAGGGTCTTTTACTGAGATTAAAAGTAATGCATCTCGTTTTGGCTTAAAGGGTTCTGAAAAAATAAATGACGGCTTAGAAGCTGTTTATAAGTTTGAATTTCAAGTAGATGTGTCTGATGCTGATTCAAAAGGCGATAATGACGATAACATTTCTGCGCGTAACCAATACGTTGGCTTAAAAGGTGCGTTCGGTCAAGTTGTAATTGGACGTAATGATACTGCACTTAAACAATCTCAAGGTAAGTTAGATTTATTTAATGACCTTGAAGGCGATATTAAAAATGTATTTAAAGGTGAAAATCGTTTAGGTGATTCAGTTAGCTATTCATCAAACTCATACGAAGGTTTTAAAGTACTTGCTACTTTTATTGCCGAAGATGACGTGGATGCAGATAATGGTTATTCAATGGCTGTTACTTACGGTGATGTTGCACTTAAAAAGAGTGCAGTATATGCATCTATTGCGGCTGATAGTGAAGTAAATGGCTACGATGTAGTACGTGCGTCAATTCAAGGTAAAATTGAAGGCTTTAAATTGGGCGCAATGTACCAAACACAAGAAAAAGTAGACGGTAGCGCAGAAGCTGATGGTTATTTAGTAAATGCGGCTTACAGCATGGGTAGCAATACTTTTAAAGTGCAATATCAAGCTATGGATTTTGACGACAGTAATGATAAGTCAGCAATTTCAGTGGGCATTGATCACAAATTAAATAAAAACATTAAAGTATTTGGTTTTTACTCAAGCTTCGATATGGACAACAATGTTGACCAAGATTACCTAGGCTTGGGTATGGAATACAAGTTTTAA
- a CDS encoding response regulator: MTRKLLIVEDTPTIARVQKHIALKAGYEVDIAESLAQTKELISKNNYFCAVVDYILPDAPSGEAVPCTVQAEIPTIVMTGNIDKKTRETVEKYPIIDYIIKENKQAYQYLEKQLLRLPRNEDIKVLVVDDSAPTRHYICSLLTRHKYQTLQAEDGKEALAMLEAAPDISVIITDNEMPNMNGDELCTEIRRLYNNDEKAIIGISGADSSDLSTLFLKNGANDYLHKPFNSEEFYCRLSQNVDMLTLIATIKKQANTDYLTKLPNRRYFFEEARKSLKKIELDEGNGALAMLDIDHFKAINDTYGHDIGDEVLKGLSICFSKYFKKYLVARLGGEEFAVYFADTDKQEALKRLEGFRYFIETNSQEFSKAKIKFTLSIGFSIGPVYQIDELLKQADLKLYDAKESGRNRVVS; the protein is encoded by the coding sequence GTGACGCGAAAATTACTGATAGTTGAAGATACGCCAACAATCGCGCGAGTGCAAAAGCACATCGCGCTTAAGGCTGGGTATGAGGTTGATATAGCAGAATCATTGGCACAGACAAAAGAACTTATAAGTAAGAATAACTACTTTTGTGCTGTTGTCGATTATATTTTACCCGACGCCCCGTCAGGTGAAGCAGTACCCTGTACTGTACAGGCCGAAATTCCTACAATTGTTATGACGGGTAATATCGACAAAAAAACCCGTGAAACAGTAGAAAAATACCCAATAATTGATTACATCATTAAAGAGAATAAACAAGCTTATCAGTATCTCGAAAAACAATTATTAAGACTCCCTCGAAACGAAGATATAAAAGTGCTAGTTGTTGATGACTCTGCACCTACACGACATTATATTTGTAGCCTACTGACACGTCATAAATACCAAACATTACAAGCTGAAGATGGAAAAGAAGCACTTGCCATGCTTGAGGCAGCCCCTGATATCTCTGTTATTATTACTGATAATGAAATGCCAAATATGAATGGTGATGAGTTATGTACCGAAATACGCCGTTTATATAACAATGATGAGAAAGCAATAATTGGTATCTCAGGCGCTGATTCATCTGATTTATCGACGCTGTTTTTAAAAAATGGCGCAAATGATTACTTACATAAACCTTTCAATAGTGAAGAGTTTTATTGCAGGCTTAGCCAAAACGTCGATATGTTAACGCTTATAGCAACCATAAAAAAGCAAGCTAATACTGACTACCTTACTAAATTACCTAACCGTCGTTACTTTTTTGAAGAGGCAAGAAAGTCCCTTAAAAAAATTGAACTTGATGAAGGCAATGGCGCATTAGCGATGCTGGATATTGATCACTTTAAAGCAATCAACGATACCTATGGCCATGATATTGGCGACGAAGTGTTAAAAGGTTTATCTATTTGTTTTAGCAAATACTTTAAAAAGTATTTAGTGGCACGCTTGGGTGGCGAAGAGTTTGCTGTTTATTTTGCCGATACCGATAAGCAAGAAGCGCTTAAAAGATTAGAAGGCTTTAGGTATTTTATCGAAACAAACAGCCAAGAGTTTAGCAAAGCTAAAATTAAGTTTACGCTCTCTATTGGCTTTTCAATTGGACCTGTTTATCAAATCGATGAATTATTAAAACAGGCCGACTTAAAACTATACGACGCCAAAGAGTCTGGACGAAATAGAGTGGTTAGCTAA